From a region of the Helicoverpa armigera isolate CAAS_96S chromosome 14, ASM3070526v1, whole genome shotgun sequence genome:
- the LOC126054298 gene encoding uncharacterized protein LOC126054298, with product MENIVKRERSTNFNKSEIRLLTELVAKHRTIIENKQTDAVTNKEKEAAWIKISSLFNAATGFTARSTKSLKLKYEGIKKETKKTLAKHRQELYKTGGGPSSAPEVTDIQERVIAICSNINGLDARNDSDKIPEPLELEETAKVDPLSLPLQSLENNLVIVPCDDDIPCTLDQEEFCP from the exons ATGGAAAATATCGTAAAACGTGAACGTTCCACGAATTTTAACAAAAGCGAAATAAGATTATTGACTGAATTGGTGGCAAAACACCGtactataattgaaaataagcaGACAGACGCCGTAACCAATAAAGAAAAGGAAGCAGCGTGGataaaaatcagttcattatttaatgCGGCTACGGGATTTACAGCGAGGAGTACCAAGAGCCTGAAGCTTAAATATGAAGGCATAAAAaaggaaaccaaaaaaacattgGCCAAACATCGGCAAGAGCTGTACAAAACTGGTGGCGGGCCCTCTTCAGCCCCAGAGGTTACAGATATACAGGAGAGGGTTATCGCGATATGTTCGAATATCAATGGGCTGGATGCTCGAAATGACAGCGACAAAATTCCAG aACCTTTAGAACTGGAAGAGACTGCTAAAGTTGACCCGCTATCGTTGCCACTGCAatcattagaaaataatttagtaattgtaccATGTGATGACGATATTCCGTgtactttag atcaaGAAGAGTTTTGCCCATAA
- the LOC126056284 gene encoding LOW QUALITY PROTEIN: putative nuclease HARBI1 (The sequence of the model RefSeq protein was modified relative to this genomic sequence to represent the inferred CDS: inserted 1 base in 1 codon): MDIFDSIDDETIEEDDIVLNYLESERRERVIRERPDNMSLWDDKKFHRRFRLXKSTVQFLLTLIESKIANVTNRNNSVPALQQLLLTLRFYACGSFYITIGDFAGIHNSTASKIIRKVTEAIASLRQEFVTLPANREEILLVQEGFFNIARFPRVIAALDCTHIKIISPGGNTAEDYRNRKGFFSLNVQAMCTSDLKFEDIVTRWPGSTHDSLIFSNSAAKFQFDTNRFQNGLVLGDSGYFLNHYLLTPLSDPRTEAERLYNESHIRTRNVIERCFGVWKRRFPVLSIGMRCRIPLAQDIIVATAILHNLARIRNESEPPVDPEVHIPQQPQFETLIADQPGHQHNSTRDSMLEYFESLIN; this comes from the exons atggatatttttgatTCTATCGACGACGAAACAATCGAGGAAGATGATATAGTGCTAAATTATTTAGAGTCAGAGAGAAGAGAAAGAGTTATTAGAGAGAGACCTGATAATATGTCTCTATGGGATGATAAGAAATTTCATAGGAGATTTCGTC GAAAAAGTACTGTGCAATTTTTATTAACCCTCATTGAAAGTAAAATCGCCAACGTAACAAACAG aaacaattcTGTTCCAGCTTTACAACAATTACTTCTGACTTTGCGGTTCTATGCGTGTGGTAGTTTCTACATTACGATAGGTGATTTTGCTGGAATACACAACTCAACTGCGagcaaaattataagaaaagttaCTGAAGCAATTGCCTCTCTTCGCCAGGAATTTGTTACATTGCCAGCTAACagagaagaaatattattagtacaggaaggattttttaatattgcccGATTTCCGAGGGTTATAGCGGCATTGGATTGTACTCACATCAAGATAATTTCACCAGGTGGCAATACTGCAGAAGACTACAGAAATCGAAAAGGTTTCTTCTCATTGAATGTGCAAGCTATGTGTACTAGCGACTTAAAATTTGAAGATATAGTAACACGATGGCCAGGTTCAACACATGACAGTTTGATATTCTCAAACTCTGCAGCAAAGTTTCAGTTTGATACTAATAGATTTCAGAATGGACTGGTCCTAGGTGACAGTGGTTAtttcttaaatcattatttactaaCTCCGTTAAGTGATCCTCGAACAGAAGCCGAAAGACTATATAATGAGTCTCATATTCGTACTCGAAATGTAATTGAGAGATGTTTCGGGGTTTGGAAAAGGAGATTTCCTGTGTTAAGTATAGGAATGCGGTGCCGAATCCCTCTCGCTCAAGACATTATTGTAGCAACAgcaattttacataatcttGCAAGAATTAGAAATGAAAGCGAACCACCTGTGGATCCTGAAGTCCACATACCACAACAACCACAATTTGAAACTCTCATTGCTGACCAGCCAGGACACCAACACAATAGTACAAGGGACTCTatgttagaatattttgaaagtctaATCAACTAG